In the genome of Drosophila kikkawai strain 14028-0561.14 chromosome 2R, DkikHiC1v2, whole genome shotgun sequence, the window ACAGCTGCCCAACCTAGTCCAGCTGCCGCCCCAGCTGGCGGCCGCAGCCAATATTATGCAGCTGAACAACGTGGCCAAGGCTGCGGTGGCTGCTGCGGCCAACAACAATGCGGCTGCACAGGCAGCGCAGGCGGCACAGGCGGCCGCCGCTCAGTATTTCCTCAACGGAACCGTCTTCAAACTGCAACAGGTTACAACGGCCACCACGACGACGGCTACCACGGCCACAGCCGCCGCCGCTACGGCTGGCAACTTTGGACTGCTCAGCGCCAACGAGCTGCAGGAATTCCTGataaagcagcagcagcagcaattgcaactgcagcaacagcagcaacaggctgctgtggcggcggcagctAAGGCGCCGGGAAATGCACAAAACTTCCAGGAGCTGTTTCAGCAGCAGATGGCCGCGATTGccgcccagcagcaacagcaacagcagcagcagcaggtgatgagccagcagcagcagcagttgcagcgCTTGGTTCAGGGAGGagcagccgccgctgccgcccaGCCAGTTTTTATGGCCACGCCAGCGGGATTGCTGCTGAATGCTGCCACCCTGCCAGCAATGTTGGCTGCTGCCTTTGCAGCCAacagtcagcagcagcagcagcaacaacaacagcagcagcagcaacagaaagTGGCCGCTTCCTTAGCAatgcatcagcagcagcaacaaacgCTGCCCGCTCTGCAGCCAATTCCAGCCCTGAGCTCCATCTTCGAGCCGTCGacggagcaacagcagcagcagcagcagttgcaaatgcagcaacaacaattggcCCAGCTGCTGATGTCACATCAGCAGCAATCgcaacatcaacagcaacaaatcATCACTGCCACGCAGCCGCCGCCATTGGCTGCtgcgaacaacaacaacaatacaaACACTGCCAACAACTCTACTGCCAGCAACAGTAACAATAACCAAAATGCCTCGAATAATTTaagcaacatcagcaacacCACTGCCATACAGCCACAGCCACTGCCACAGGCGCAGGCACAGCGAGCGATAGTAAAGCCGCCGATGCACAGCTCTACGCAGCCCCCGCCGCTGGTGACCATATCGTCGCTGCCCACTGGTTCCTCGGCTGTCACATCTGCGCCACCGCCCAAGCGGGCACTGCCAGCCGCCAAGCCTTATCAAAAGCGACTGGCTACCAAGGGAAGCGGCAAGTTCCAGGGTGGCGTTGGTACAGCGCCCATCATTGCCACTCCCACCACGCCGCCACCACTGGTGCCAACGTCGGCTACCAAGGAGCTGGGTCAGTTGCGCAAGAGCACTGGCACTACGGGAACATCCGTAGCAACTAACGCACCCACGCCCACGCCGCCTCTGGTAAGTATCGCGCCCTCAAAGCTGACGCCTACACTGAGTATGGCAAAGCAAGGAGCCGCGATGAAGCTGGCCAACAGCTCACCCGATCTCTTCGACCTGGTCAAAAACTCAAACGGGGCCATCAGTCTGGTGGCCAAGGCCGCGCAGCCGCTGACACCGCTGCCCTTCAGCTcgccgagcagcagcagcaatggcaGTCACTGCCTCCGCTCCTCACCGGCGCTGTCAAGCTCCAATTCGTGCACCCTTTCGGCCTTCAGTAAGATAAAGGCGGAACCCTCGGAGCTGGCCTCTCAGTCCAGCTCCGTCCCGTCTTCGGTCATGTTCCCCATCTCACCGAAACCCCAGAGCTTTGCCGGACAGCTGCCCAAGAGGGAGCTGCAGGATCTGGAGTCGGAGGCAGATGTGGAAGCTAACGCCGAGGCGTTGAAGCACGAACTCTTGCCAgactgcagcaacagcaactcaAACTCGAATTCGTGCAGTAGCAACTCTAGCTTTTCGCACTCGGTCAGCTCGGCGGCGGATCTCTCGCTGGAGGCATCTACGCCGGCGCACTCACCATCCCCATCGTCTGCCTCGCCATCCGGTTTGGGCTCTCCCTCACCGGCGGCCAGCAACATGAGCGGTAGCAGCCGAAGGGCGGCCAGCCAGACTGACATGCTCAGCGAACTGGTCACCTCGTCTTGCATCTCCAGTGGCGGCGATGACTGCTCCCAGGCCACCGActcgccaccaccaccatcacttCCCCTGCCAGATCAGTTGagcaaaaacgaaaacgcAGCGCCTAGGGCCAGCGGAGGAAgcagtagtagtagtagcaactacgacgaggaggacgacAAATCGGTGGCCTCGCTGGAGACACAACAGACACACAAGCGGCTTAGGGACCTGCCGACACCGGAGTCTGGAATCGGAGGAAGCCTGAGCAACAGCGAGAGCAGCAACTCGATAGCAGATGCCATGTGAGTATAGCTTGAAGGATATTTAGAGGGAGTCAAATATCATAAACTAATCCGCaatctttaataatttcagCTCATCAAAGTCCGCCTCCGTGGGTCCACCCACTACTGCAGCTAGTGGCAGCAGAGCCTCGTCcgccgtctccgtctccgacAGCAACTCATTGGCCAGCAATGCACCATCTCCCGCATCGCCAGACGACAACACCGCTGTAGCTTCGCCCGCCTCTTCCGCTTCTTCAGCTTGCACTTCCGCCACTCCCAATGCGCCCAGCACACGGACAGTGGTTGACATTGCCTTGGCCGAGGCGACTAGTAAAGGCCTGCCAAAGAGCGCCATCTCGCCCATCCTTTCGCAGCCAAAGACCATCCGCTTTCCGGCCGGAGCGGGGGCAGGCGGCAAGGGTGGGAAGCGGCACGATGGCGTCTGCTACTGGGACAAGTGCAACAAGAAGCACGAGAGCAACTCCAAGCTGCTGGACCATATGCAGACGCATCACGTCAATACGCAGACGGGCCCCTTCGCCTGCCTGTGGGTGGGATGCAAGGTGTACAACAAGGAGTCCTGCTCTCGCCGCTGGCTGGAGCGTCACGTGCTGTCGCACGGCGGTTCCAAGCAGTTCAAGTGCATTGTCGAAGGCTGCGGCCTGAGGTTCGGCTCACAGGTGAGATCATCATTTGTCTATTATTTCCTGACTGCTGCTAACTCTACCTCCTCATTCAGCTGGCTTTACAAAAGCACGTGAATAACCACTTCAATGCCACGGACAATGCCAAGGAGAGCACCAGCAAGCGCACATCCGATCCGCCCGTGCCGAAGCAGCTGCGCAAGAACGGCAAGAAGCTGCGCTATCGGCGCCAACCCTTTTCAGGTGTGTATCTATCTTAAGATAATGTGCCAGGATGTGGCAAATCCAAAGCAATATTGACCATATTCTTTTCGATTACAGCCCGCATGTTTGACTTCTTTGACACGGGCATTATGGAGGGGCTGCAGCATCGCCTGCGACAAATCAGCACGCTTACCAACGGCGCCCAGGCCATTGAGTTTCAGGGACAGTGCTTGATGAGGCGCCGCAACAGCCAGGGTGCCCACGAGTGCTTCGTGCGCTGGTCGCCACGCGAAATGTAAGTTTTCAGAACATTCTTCGCTCAGCCAAATGCTCATCTTTACACTTTTCCCCCTCTAGCATTTCCGACGAGTGGCTGCCTGAGTGTCCGAACCAAACGCGCCGGCACACCAAGGTGCTGCACATCAAACAGATGCGTCCGGCGGAAAAGACGCGCGTGGACAGCCTGCTCAGCACAGCTTTTCGGCTGCGATATGATGCCCAGCTCTTTGCCGATGATTACAATGTCAACGAGCACCAGGGTTTTGGCGCCGAGTTGAGCGGCAGTGATTACGAAGAGGATGGGGAGCAGGAGGAAGATGACGACAACGAGGACGACGATGAGGAAGACGACGGTATAAGCTCGCGCAGTGCTAGTTGCGAGACGGTGTCCAGCTATCAGCAGGTGCTTAGCATTGCCAAGTTGCAGATGCAGCAACGCCGCAAGCATCCGCGAAAGCCGCCCAAGATGGCGCCGATGACCAGAAAGGATGAGCTGGTGCCCACGGACGCCCTGGTGCCCATCTAGATGGGCGCATTAAGAATTCAAGTATTTTCTAAGTAATTAAACCGGAACACAAGCGACAAACGAGTAAACAGTGACAACTAGACTAGTTAGCGTACGAACTAAGTAAGGTACCACCTACGCGTACATTATccacttatatatatacatagagaCTACGTGTAAATGCCCCCGCTTTGTtcatttatgttttttttttttagtttagtgaATTGTTCTTAGCCACcattgtacatacatataagaaTGCAGTCGGAGTCAGAGTCAGAGGAGCAAAGAGTGGCCACCTCGTATCTCAACCCACCCGCGTGTTCTGCATAGAACAAATGTCCTCATTTTCTAGCGTTATATTTCTagtttacttttaaaaatgtaaattgaaTAGAGATCCTCCGAGTGGACAAGACTTTATTTTGCAAGCCccatttttttatgtttaatgtttttattttgttttctgtttggtTGCCCCATTTATACACTTAGAAAACTGGCCAAAACTTGTACTACTAAACTAGCAGAAGATGAAGAAGATCAACGCACACAACTGAGCAGTTAAAGTTAGTAAATAGTTGTAGATGAAAGTTGAAGAACACAAGACTTGAAGCATTTAccgctacaaaaaaaataaattaaaatacaaaacaaaaatttgtaagcaaattTTGTACTCAACTCGAACGAACGAACAGCAATGCAAACAGTTTTAAGCCCAAGTTAGACCCAAAACGATTGATTATCCATTAATTTAgtgtaaattaaatgcaacttTCGCCAATAAATCAGCGTTTCTAGTTCGTTTTTGCAACAATTACACACTTAAGTAGACGGAGAGAGCAGAGAGCTTAATGCAATGtacatattatataatataaagtaATAAGTTTCGCTCCCTAAACTTACATTTAAACGAAATTCATTTAGAACTTGGCCAAGGCTAAACCAAAGAGTTGTAATAACAAGATGAGTAACGGCATACGAGAAATAGAGGTGCCCATTATTTATCTTGTCATTATAAGATCTTTGGCTAAACTCAAGTAAACTATGCTTAATAAAGTTATTGAGAGGAGAAATCAGCAATCAACAcgtcaaaaataaaacaaaccaCAAAATGTTacatatttcattttcatttaatttatgatttcACAGAGGACGAAACAGATGACAATTTATGTGACTTTTCCTTCTGTTTTGTGTACATATCTGAATGGCAAACACTCGTGTAAGCAAAATTCGCCTTAAACAATAACCGTAGATTATGATTTTCTATGCCAATGAATTTatacgtgtctaaaagtaatACAAAGAGTACTCAACACTGCCAAAAAGAATGTAATGGAACAACAACACGAATCCAGTTGTTAAGAACGACTGATTATTTTAGTATGCGAACGCTGCTGCCCATCGCCGATTCCATTCCCAACTTGAGTATTTTCCCTATGTTGCAACAATAACCACTCGGCAAGAGATGAATGTATACCTATGTCTAATATGTGTATCTGGATGTTGTCTAACGTATAAGCGCCTCCCTGCCCCGTAATTAGTTATAGCCGATAAGGAAGTATATAATCTAGAGAGGAGATTCGGGCAAAGAGAGGATTTTATATGCCCCTCAATCGCATATATAAATGATTTAAAGCAATACTTTTACGATAATCGCCGATCAAGCTTTGTGGTGGACTCTTCTTCCATTCGGTCTTTCGTCTTTCGATGCCTTTCGCCCATATTGTTCAACGCTTTGTactgcaacaaaaaaaaaaagacattaatgaaaataatgaaatctAAAGTAAAACGAAGTAAGGATCAAACCAAGTAAGGGAAGAAGTAgaggaaaataaattcaaataaaataaaactaccTCAAATTTTGCAAGCATAGAAGAACACACTAAAGAATTTTTCGAGAAACGTTTTCTAAAGCGAACAGAGTATATACATACGTAGTGCAGCGTTATATTTTATCAGAAGGGTAAATCAGAGGCGGCAGAAAATTATAGCGAG includes:
- the jing gene encoding zinc finger protein jing isoform X1 → MSATQPKDKAFKTDESMAEASALLPPPPPGKAVAATGKAMYSSSMALSLFDQLKNSVNLNSLTIGAGGSSNTNTTTPPPPAAAAATQEATPRTTTADTPTVTRLPAPALPPAADIELKPPAKPTQTFSTPSSIGIVQGTKRGAGCVAGGLGAQAAKLDINALRSQLYQGARKTATTTNTTTTTTRLGVSKTTTERGSGTRGSKKRCLDRYDSSESSDSGVATSLSCADSSTGSSEDASDPGSPYSAHSQLSDPPDPLTKMPPQILGSNSSGSSSAGGGTTASSSPPSGATSQAPPPAIHSHSHLGPGHGHHGAGNSASKTTTPLRQTNPSNASLLPTLQWPWNTSLGSTSTAVPAATANKNKRTAGGAGAGMGLSVGSAGSDNGSHTGNGAAAAKKARNELPGGSDASKRLKAAALEESQTKITGFFKSQMKPSPGGGKLSPQPGSQQSNPANTLTMSTPATTASLNKYFNILSQLKEQKAQQQAAKASATPTSAAVTTATPVAPAASVAPVAPPLPTATPSPSLPVPALKKIERSTKQPAKIAQVAPNLRKTPSSGSSGSSSSSSSSSSNGSSTGKSPAKKHVAIAPRTPEMKQQQQQHQSKATMVYRPPGTGTALKQKPISPPAPVVATALAPVPAPTPTPTPAPANPTLYQLPVQLPNLVQLPPQLAAAANIMQLNNVAKAAVAAAANNNAAAQAAQAAQAAAAQYFLNGTVFKLQQVTTATTTTATTATAAAATAGNFGLLSANELQEFLIKQQQQQLQLQQQQQQAAVAAAAKAPGNAQNFQELFQQQMAAIAAQQQQQQQQQQVMSQQQQQLQRLVQGGAAAAAAQPVFMATPAGLLLNAATLPAMLAAAFAANSQQQQQQQQQQQQQQKVAASLAMHQQQQQTLPALQPIPALSSIFEPSTEQQQQQQQLQMQQQQLAQLLMSHQQQSQHQQQQIITATQPPPLAAANNNNNTNTANNSTASNSNNNQNASNNLSNISNTTAIQPQPLPQAQAQRAIVKPPMHSSTQPPPLVTISSLPTGSSAVTSAPPPKRALPAAKPYQKRLATKGSGKFQGGVGTAPIIATPTTPPPLVPTSATKELGQLRKSTGTTGTSVATNAPTPTPPLVSIAPSKLTPTLSMAKQGAAMKLANSSPDLFDLVKNSNGAISLVAKAAQPLTPLPFSSPSSSSNGSHCLRSSPALSSSNSCTLSAFSKIKAEPSELASQSSSVPSSVMFPISPKPQSFAGQLPKRELQDLESEADVEANAEALKHELLPDCSNSNSNSNSCSSNSSFSHSVSSAADLSLEASTPAHSPSPSSASPSGLGSPSPAASNMSGSSRRAASQTDMLSELVTSSCISSGGDDCSQATDSPPPPSLPLPDQLSKNENAAPRASGGSSSSSSNYDEEDDKSVASLETQQTHKRLRDLPTPESGIGGSLSNSESSNSIADAISSKSASVGPPTTAASGSRASSAVSVSDSNSLASNAPSPASPDDNTAVASPASSASSACTSATPNAPSTRTVVDIALAEATSKGLPKSAISPILSQPKTIRFPAGAGAGGKGGKRHDGVCYWDKCNKKHESNSKLLDHMQTHHVNTQTGPFACLWVGCKVYNKESCSRRWLERHVLSHGGSKQFKCIVEGCGLRFGSQLALQKHVNNHFNATDNAKESTSKRTSDPPVPKQLRKNGKKLRYRRQPFSARMFDFFDTGIMEGLQHRLRQISTLTNGAQAIEFQGQCLMRRRNSQGAHECFVRWSPREIISDEWLPECPNQTRRHTKVLHIKQMRPAEKTRVDSLLSTAFRLRYDAQLFADDYNVNEHQGFGAELSGSDYEEDGEQEEDDDNEDDDEEDDGISSRSASCETVSSYQQVLSIAKLQMQQRRKHPRKPPKMAPMTRKDELVPTDALVPI
- the jing gene encoding zinc finger protein jing isoform X2 — encoded protein: MPPQILGSNSSGSSSAGGGTTASSSPPSGATSQAPPPAIHSHSHLGPGHGHHGAGNSASKTTTPLRQTNPSNASLLPTLQWPWNTSLGSTSTAVPAATANKNKRTAGGAGAGMGLSVGSAGSDNGSHTGNGAAAAKKARNELPGGSDASKRLKAAALEESQTKITGFFKSQMKPSPGGGKLSPQPGSQQSNPANTLTMSTPATTASLNKYFNILSQLKEQKAQQQAAKASATPTSAAVTTATPVAPAASVAPVAPPLPTATPSPSLPVPALKKIERSTKQPAKIAQVAPNLRKTPSSGSSGSSSSSSSSSSNGSSTGKSPAKKHVAIAPRTPEMKQQQQQHQSKATMVYRPPGTGTALKQKPISPPAPVVATALAPVPAPTPTPTPAPANPTLYQLPVQLPNLVQLPPQLAAAANIMQLNNVAKAAVAAAANNNAAAQAAQAAQAAAAQYFLNGTVFKLQQVTTATTTTATTATAAAATAGNFGLLSANELQEFLIKQQQQQLQLQQQQQQAAVAAAAKAPGNAQNFQELFQQQMAAIAAQQQQQQQQQQVMSQQQQQLQRLVQGGAAAAAAQPVFMATPAGLLLNAATLPAMLAAAFAANSQQQQQQQQQQQQQQKVAASLAMHQQQQQTLPALQPIPALSSIFEPSTEQQQQQQQLQMQQQQLAQLLMSHQQQSQHQQQQIITATQPPPLAAANNNNNTNTANNSTASNSNNNQNASNNLSNISNTTAIQPQPLPQAQAQRAIVKPPMHSSTQPPPLVTISSLPTGSSAVTSAPPPKRALPAAKPYQKRLATKGSGKFQGGVGTAPIIATPTTPPPLVPTSATKELGQLRKSTGTTGTSVATNAPTPTPPLVSIAPSKLTPTLSMAKQGAAMKLANSSPDLFDLVKNSNGAISLVAKAAQPLTPLPFSSPSSSSNGSHCLRSSPALSSSNSCTLSAFSKIKAEPSELASQSSSVPSSVMFPISPKPQSFAGQLPKRELQDLESEADVEANAEALKHELLPDCSNSNSNSNSCSSNSSFSHSVSSAADLSLEASTPAHSPSPSSASPSGLGSPSPAASNMSGSSRRAASQTDMLSELVTSSCISSGGDDCSQATDSPPPPSLPLPDQLSKNENAAPRASGGSSSSSSNYDEEDDKSVASLETQQTHKRLRDLPTPESGIGGSLSNSESSNSIADAISSKSASVGPPTTAASGSRASSAVSVSDSNSLASNAPSPASPDDNTAVASPASSASSACTSATPNAPSTRTVVDIALAEATSKGLPKSAISPILSQPKTIRFPAGAGAGGKGGKRHDGVCYWDKCNKKHESNSKLLDHMQTHHVNTQTGPFACLWVGCKVYNKESCSRRWLERHVLSHGGSKQFKCIVEGCGLRFGSQLALQKHVNNHFNATDNAKESTSKRTSDPPVPKQLRKNGKKLRYRRQPFSARMFDFFDTGIMEGLQHRLRQISTLTNGAQAIEFQGQCLMRRRNSQGAHECFVRWSPREIISDEWLPECPNQTRRHTKVLHIKQMRPAEKTRVDSLLSTAFRLRYDAQLFADDYNVNEHQGFGAELSGSDYEEDGEQEEDDDNEDDDEEDDGISSRSASCETVSSYQQVLSIAKLQMQQRRKHPRKPPKMAPMTRKDELVPTDALVPI